A section of the Agromyces aurantiacus genome encodes:
- a CDS encoding dipeptidase: MRGEVRELVRGMMPDAKAELAELVAMRSVADPRQFPAEECERAAEWVRDRFAKLGFSDARLEETPDGSKAVIGSRPTSRPDAPTVLLYAHYDVQPPLDESAWRTPPFELTEVDGRWHGRGAADCKGNILMHLLALRALGDDIPVDLKLVVEGSEEQGTGGLERYVEANPETLRADAILVCDTGNAAVGKPAATVTLRGMANVVVRVEALASEVHSGMFGGPAPDALAALIAILASLRDAEGSTTITGLDRSRTWRGAPYDADQFRIDAGVLTGVSLLGDGSVADELWARPALTVLGIDAPPVLGSTAAIVPRAAARLNLRVPPGMDAQEAHDALVAHLRAAAPWNVHVEVETEAVGSAFEASTDGPAYRAMADAMQQAFGVGMTTLGQGGSIPLCNVLADTYPEAEIILMGVEEPLALIHAPNESVDPTEIERLAVAEALFLHAYAEARRPG; this comes from the coding sequence GTGAGGGGCGAGGTCCGCGAGCTCGTCCGCGGCATGATGCCCGACGCGAAGGCCGAGCTCGCGGAGCTCGTCGCAATGCGGTCGGTCGCCGACCCACGGCAGTTTCCCGCCGAGGAGTGCGAGCGGGCGGCCGAGTGGGTCCGGGATCGGTTCGCGAAGCTCGGGTTCTCGGACGCCCGGCTCGAGGAGACGCCCGACGGCAGCAAGGCCGTCATCGGGTCTCGTCCGACGTCGCGTCCCGATGCCCCGACCGTCCTGCTGTACGCCCACTACGACGTGCAGCCGCCGCTCGACGAATCCGCGTGGCGGACTCCCCCGTTCGAGCTGACGGAGGTCGACGGCCGCTGGCACGGGCGCGGCGCCGCCGACTGCAAGGGCAACATCCTCATGCACCTGCTCGCGCTCCGCGCCCTCGGGGACGACATCCCGGTCGACCTCAAGCTCGTCGTGGAGGGATCGGAGGAGCAGGGCACCGGCGGCCTCGAGCGGTACGTCGAGGCGAACCCCGAGACGCTGCGCGCCGACGCCATCCTGGTCTGCGACACCGGCAACGCCGCGGTCGGCAAGCCGGCCGCCACCGTGACGCTGCGCGGCATGGCGAACGTCGTCGTGCGGGTCGAGGCGCTGGCCTCCGAGGTGCACTCGGGCATGTTCGGCGGCCCGGCACCCGACGCGCTCGCCGCGCTCATCGCGATCCTCGCCTCGCTGCGGGACGCCGAGGGCAGCACGACGATCACCGGCCTCGATCGCTCGCGCACGTGGCGGGGCGCGCCCTACGACGCGGACCAGTTCCGCATCGACGCGGGCGTGCTCACGGGGGTTTCGCTGCTCGGCGACGGCAGCGTCGCCGACGAGCTCTGGGCGCGTCCGGCGCTGACCGTGCTCGGCATCGACGCGCCGCCGGTGCTCGGCTCGACGGCCGCCATCGTGCCGCGGGCCGCCGCGCGGCTCAACCTCCGCGTGCCGCCCGGCATGGACGCGCAGGAGGCGCACGACGCGCTCGTGGCCCACCTCCGGGCGGCCGCGCCGTGGAACGTGCACGTCGAGGTCGAGACCGAGGCCGTGGGCTCCGCGTTCGAGGCATCGACGGACGGCCCGGCCTACCGTGCGATGGCCGACGCGATGCAGCAGGCGTTCGGCGTCGGGATGACCACGCTCGGCCAGGGCGGGTCCATCCCGCTGTGCAACGTGCTCGCCGACACCTACCCCGAGGCCGAGATCATCCTCATGGGCGTCGAGGAGCCGCTCGCGCTCATCCACGCGCCCAACGAGAGCGTCGACCCCACCGAGATCGAACGACTCGCGGTGGCCGAGGCGCTGTTCCTCCACGCCTACGCCGAGGCGCGGCGGCCGGGCTGA
- a CDS encoding SHOCT domain-containing protein, with product MDLWSWIWFFFWMFAYVAYILVLIYIIIDIFRDHELNGWLKALWLVLLLFLPWITGLVYLIARGKGMAERSARKQVEYQEYSQDEYRKISFANPADEIAKAQALRDQGVITDGEFEAIKAKALGSKF from the coding sequence GTGGACCTGTGGAGCTGGATCTGGTTCTTCTTCTGGATGTTCGCCTACGTGGCGTACATCCTCGTGCTGATCTACATCATCATCGACATCTTCCGCGACCATGAGCTCAACGGATGGCTCAAGGCGCTGTGGCTCGTCCTGCTGCTGTTCCTGCCTTGGATCACGGGCCTCGTCTACCTCATCGCCCGCGGCAAGGGCATGGCGGAGCGGTCGGCGCGCAAGCAGGTCGAGTACCAGGAGTACAGCCAAGACGAGTACCGGAAGATCTCGTTCGCGAATCCGGCCGACGAGATCGCGAAGGCGCAGGCGCTGCGCGACCAGGGCGTGATCACCGACGGCGAGTTCGAGGCGATCAAGGCGAAGGCGCTCGGCTCGAAGTTCTGA
- a CDS encoding SDR family oxidoreductase, protein MPRTYVVTGAASGIGRAASDLLAERGHRVIGVDLHDADVIADLTTADGRADLVAKVSQASGGTIDAVIANAGLATPTAKTVAVNFFGALATLEGLRPLLAASPAPRAVATASMASLFPPDDALLDALLAGDEPRAMARAAELETGTPEEANSIYATTKRALARWIRRNAAAPEWAGAGIPLNAIAPGVVATPMTQDLIGTQEARDALLGMVPMPLNGIFEPRDCAYLLAWLTSEENAHLCGQVVFIDGGSDVVIRGDSTF, encoded by the coding sequence ATGCCCCGCACCTATGTCGTCACCGGAGCCGCGAGCGGCATCGGCAGGGCCGCATCCGACCTGCTCGCCGAGCGCGGCCATCGCGTGATCGGCGTCGACCTGCACGATGCCGACGTGATCGCCGACCTCACGACGGCGGACGGCCGCGCCGACCTCGTCGCGAAGGTCTCGCAGGCGAGCGGCGGCACGATCGACGCCGTGATCGCGAACGCGGGCCTCGCAACCCCGACCGCGAAGACGGTCGCCGTGAACTTCTTCGGCGCGCTCGCGACGCTCGAGGGGCTGCGCCCGCTGCTCGCCGCCTCCCCGGCGCCGCGTGCCGTGGCGACGGCATCCATGGCGTCGCTGTTCCCACCGGATGACGCACTGCTCGACGCCCTGCTCGCGGGCGACGAGCCCCGCGCGATGGCGCGCGCCGCCGAGCTCGAGACGGGCACGCCGGAGGAGGCGAACTCGATCTACGCCACCACCAAGCGCGCGCTCGCACGGTGGATCCGACGGAACGCCGCCGCGCCCGAGTGGGCCGGGGCCGGCATCCCGCTCAACGCCATCGCCCCGGGCGTCGTCGCCACGCCCATGACGCAGGACCTCATCGGCACCCAGGAGGCGCGCGACGCGCTGCTCGGCATGGTGCCCATGCCGCTCAACGGCATCTTCGAGCCGCGCGACTGCGCCTACCTGCTCGCGTGGCTCACGAGCGAGGAGAACGCCCACCTGTGCGGACAGGTCGTCTTCATCGACGGCGGGTCCGACGTGGTGATCCGGGGCGACTCCACGTTCTGA
- a CDS encoding APC family permease, with protein MSAADAAAGTPRGAAASRAAAVPKSMWISWIALALMTTSSVASLRPAPTMAVYGLACIFLYLVPAIVFLLPTSLVSAELASGWKGGVYNWVATGISKPMGFLAVWCQFAMTIFYYPSLLGFVASTLAYVINPNLASSGVWTALVIMVCYWSGVFLTSRGTKGIAGLASGGLIIGTLIPGAVLVILGAVFLGQGNESAAPMTAANLLPQWAGLASLVLIVNNFLSYSGMEMNAVHVGSLRNPGKEFPKAIFLAMGLVLLIFILPALAISWIVPAEELSLTAGVMQAFDAVFAAFNWQWLTPIFGIMLVTASLGGMLTWLAGPSKGLLLISRQEGYLPPFLQKLNKNGVQQNLLVVQGLITTVIALGYALIPSVSSAYWIFSVITTQVYLIMYLLMFVAAVRLRRTHPDHPRGFRAPLLVTLCVVGFLASLAALLVGFIPPSQFASGDLWVYLLIVGGGALGLGLLVPFLFYRFRKPSWKQPDAAVETETEEVSGS; from the coding sequence ATGAGTGCAGCGGATGCCGCGGCCGGCACGCCGCGCGGAGCCGCGGCCTCGAGGGCCGCCGCCGTGCCGAAGAGCATGTGGATCTCGTGGATCGCCCTGGCGCTCATGACCACGAGTTCGGTCGCGAGCCTCCGGCCGGCACCGACCATGGCCGTCTACGGCCTCGCCTGCATCTTCCTGTACCTCGTGCCGGCCATCGTGTTCCTCCTGCCGACCTCGCTGGTCTCCGCCGAGCTCGCCTCGGGCTGGAAGGGCGGCGTCTACAACTGGGTCGCCACGGGCATCTCCAAGCCCATGGGGTTCCTCGCCGTCTGGTGCCAGTTCGCGATGACGATCTTCTACTACCCGAGCCTGCTGGGGTTCGTGGCGAGCACGCTCGCGTACGTCATCAACCCGAACCTCGCCTCGAGCGGCGTCTGGACGGCCCTGGTCATCATGGTCTGCTACTGGTCGGGCGTGTTCCTGACCTCGCGCGGCACCAAGGGGATCGCGGGCCTGGCCAGCGGCGGACTGATCATCGGCACGCTGATCCCGGGCGCCGTGCTCGTGATCCTCGGCGCGGTGTTCCTCGGACAGGGCAATGAGTCGGCGGCCCCGATGACGGCGGCGAACCTGCTCCCGCAATGGGCGGGATTGGCGAGCCTCGTGCTCATCGTCAACAACTTCCTGTCGTACAGCGGCATGGAGATGAACGCGGTGCACGTCGGATCGCTCCGCAACCCGGGCAAGGAGTTCCCGAAGGCGATCTTCCTCGCGATGGGCCTCGTGCTGCTGATCTTCATCCTGCCTGCGCTGGCGATCAGCTGGATCGTCCCGGCGGAGGAGCTCTCGCTCACGGCCGGCGTGATGCAGGCCTTCGACGCGGTGTTCGCGGCGTTCAACTGGCAGTGGCTGACGCCGATCTTCGGCATCATGCTCGTCACGGCGTCGCTCGGCGGCATGCTCACCTGGCTCGCCGGGCCGTCGAAGGGCCTGCTGCTGATCTCGCGCCAGGAGGGGTACCTGCCGCCGTTCCTGCAGAAGCTCAACAAGAACGGCGTGCAGCAGAACCTGCTCGTGGTGCAGGGACTGATCACGACCGTCATCGCCCTCGGCTACGCGCTCATCCCGAGCGTCTCGAGCGCGTACTGGATCTTCTCGGTGATCACGACCCAGGTGTACCTGATCATGTACCTGCTGATGTTCGTCGCCGCGGTCCGACTGCGCCGGACGCATCCCGACCACCCGCGCGGATTCCGGGCACCCCTGCTCGTGACCCTCTGCGTGGTCGGGTTCCTCGCGTCGCTCGCGGCACTGCTGGTCGGGTTCATCCCGCCGTCGCAGTTCGCCAGCGGCGACCTGTGGGTCTACCTGCTGATCGTCGGCGGCGGCGCCCTCGGCCTCGGCCTGCTCGTGCCGTTCCTCTTCTACCGGTTCCGGAAGCCGTCGTGGAAGCAGCCGGATGCCGCCGTCGAGACCGAGACGGAGGAGGTGTCGGGGTCATGA
- a CDS encoding multicopper oxidase family protein has protein sequence MADGGSRWTRREVLILGGAGVAAAAGGVWLWAGLREGAPPSPVATPGSPSSPGSSASGGGTLREPEVLRSVDGRLDVELTAALVETEVAGRIVRALSYRDRIPGPTLRVRAGDRITLRLRNGLDAPTNLHTHGLVVSPEGNSDNVFVMLDPGEAFDYDYRLGPDHPPGVFWYHPHHHGTTAEQLFGGLFGAIVVEEPEPVAATRERLLIVSDTGFDAAGNLHVATQAERMLGREGELVLVNGQLGASIEAAPGDREHWRLVNACSSRHLRLQLDGQRMSLLGIDAGRYAEPREVEEVVLAPGNRAELIVTAVEGESVLRTMPFDRGAMGMAGSPPSATTGADLVSVVVRGEPEATAQPTPPATTSAPPEPRDLRGGPVDVRRIVTLAMGMGGGMGGGPAFTIDGREFDEGRVDLAVRHGAIEEWTIVNTSPMDHPFHLHVWPMQLVEVDGEAADVVDHRDVVHVRARSTTVVRIAFEGIAGRTVFHCHILDHEDQGMMAVVEAT, from the coding sequence ATGGCGGATGGCGGATCGCGCTGGACCCGGCGCGAGGTACTGATCCTCGGCGGTGCCGGCGTCGCCGCGGCCGCGGGCGGCGTCTGGCTGTGGGCCGGACTCCGCGAGGGGGCGCCGCCGTCGCCGGTCGCGACCCCGGGGAGCCCGTCGTCGCCGGGGTCGAGCGCATCGGGCGGCGGCACGCTGCGCGAGCCCGAGGTGCTCCGGAGCGTCGACGGCCGGCTCGACGTCGAGCTCACCGCGGCGCTCGTCGAGACCGAGGTGGCGGGGCGCATCGTGCGCGCGCTCTCGTACCGCGACCGCATCCCCGGGCCGACCCTCCGGGTGCGGGCAGGTGACCGCATCACGCTCCGGCTGCGCAACGGACTCGACGCGCCGACGAACCTGCACACGCACGGCCTCGTCGTCTCGCCCGAGGGGAACAGCGACAACGTGTTCGTGATGCTCGACCCCGGCGAGGCGTTCGACTACGACTACCGGCTCGGCCCGGACCATCCGCCCGGCGTGTTCTGGTACCACCCGCACCACCACGGCACCACGGCCGAGCAGCTGTTCGGCGGGCTCTTCGGGGCGATCGTGGTCGAGGAGCCCGAGCCGGTCGCCGCCACCCGCGAGCGCCTGCTGATCGTCTCGGACACGGGGTTCGACGCCGCGGGGAACCTCCACGTCGCGACGCAGGCGGAGCGCATGCTCGGCCGAGAGGGCGAGCTGGTGCTCGTGAACGGCCAGCTCGGGGCGAGCATCGAGGCGGCGCCCGGCGACCGCGAGCACTGGCGCCTGGTGAACGCCTGCAGTTCGCGTCACCTCCGCCTCCAGCTCGACGGCCAGCGGATGTCGCTGCTCGGCATCGATGCGGGGCGATACGCCGAGCCGCGCGAGGTCGAGGAGGTCGTGCTGGCGCCGGGCAATCGCGCCGAGCTGATCGTGACGGCGGTCGAGGGCGAGTCGGTGCTGCGGACCATGCCGTTCGACCGCGGCGCGATGGGCATGGCGGGCTCGCCGCCGAGCGCGACGACCGGTGCCGACCTCGTCTCGGTCGTGGTGCGCGGGGAGCCGGAGGCGACGGCGCAGCCGACGCCGCCGGCCACGACGTCCGCGCCGCCCGAACCTCGCGACCTCCGGGGCGGCCCGGTCGACGTCCGGCGCATCGTGACGCTCGCCATGGGCATGGGCGGCGGCATGGGCGGCGGACCGGCGTTCACGATCGACGGTCGTGAGTTCGACGAGGGTCGGGTCGACCTCGCTGTGCGACACGGTGCGATCGAGGAGTGGACGATCGTGAACACGAGCCCCATGGACCATCCGTTCCACCTGCACGTGTGGCCGATGCAACTCGTGGAGGTCGACGGGGAGGCGGCCGACGTGGTGGACCATCGCGATGTCGTCCACGTGCGTGCCAGGAGCACGACCGTCGTGCGCATCGCGTTCGAGGGCATCGCGGGCCGCACGGTCTTCCACTGCCACATCCTCGACCACGAGGACCAGGGCATGATGGCGGTCGTCGAGGCCACCTGA
- a CDS encoding RNA polymerase sigma factor, with the protein MTDPDGAIARASIPAEPVARAHPAIVPDQFETVLLAAQAGARWASTNLWNEYAPAVAAFLRARGSREPDDLTSEVFLAVFDRLGAFSGGEPEFRAFVFTIAYRRLTDELRRRSRRGEHEEWQQELDGRRSPSAEQEALDRLGEDSTRALLEGLSPDQRDVMVLRILADLTIEQVAEVLGKRPGAVKALQRRALETLRRRFSRGRTPLRGGGDGRE; encoded by the coding sequence GTGACCGATCCCGACGGCGCCATCGCGCGAGCCTCGATCCCGGCGGAGCCGGTCGCGCGCGCGCATCCGGCGATCGTCCCCGACCAGTTCGAGACCGTGCTGCTCGCCGCGCAGGCGGGCGCCCGGTGGGCGTCGACGAACCTCTGGAACGAGTACGCGCCGGCGGTCGCGGCGTTCCTCCGGGCGCGCGGGTCGCGCGAGCCCGACGACCTCACCAGCGAGGTGTTCCTCGCGGTCTTCGACCGACTGGGCGCGTTCTCCGGGGGCGAGCCCGAGTTCCGCGCGTTCGTGTTCACGATCGCGTACCGCCGCCTGACCGATGAGCTGCGGCGCCGTTCGCGGCGCGGCGAGCACGAGGAGTGGCAGCAGGAACTCGACGGCCGCCGCTCGCCGAGCGCTGAGCAGGAGGCCCTCGATCGACTCGGCGAGGACTCGACGCGCGCGCTGCTCGAGGGCCTGTCGCCCGACCAGCGCGACGTCATGGTGCTGAGGATCCTCGCCGACCTCACGATCGAGCAGGTCGCCGAGGTGCTCGGCAAGCGCCCGGGTGCCGTGAAGGCGCTGCAGCGCCGGGCGCTCGAGACCTTGCGCAGGAGATTCTCGCGAGGCCGTACCCCTCTGCGGGGCGGCGGCGATGGCAGGGAGTGA
- a CDS encoding ABC1 kinase family protein translates to MSVGAAETRHTARYREIATVLRRHSFGFLAGLVAGGRINPFRRNGSEPAGEAEASPEHVRRALEELGPTFIKFGQLLSTRPDLVPPAFADELAKLQDAAPPVPTEQIRAVIRRELGAEPEELFATFEDAPLASASIGQAHTATLHDGTPVVVKVRRPGAVAQVQEDLEILRNLAVRASRTWSIARDYDAPGIAEEFAQTLRAELDYLQEGRNAERFAADFDDDPDLVIPRVFWEYTTSRVLTLERMSGMNVGDSAALDAAGVDRKRIARKGADIVLKMTFEDRFFHADLHPGNLFIHADGTIALIDFGMVGVIGEELRGYLSGLFVSLVRSDADLLGASLVAMSPGSGGVDREALRDDLAVFLSRYRLHSLRETPFARMIAELFAILRIHRLRLPREMALLFKALLLIESLALKLDPEFRLGESLEPYAQRLARERLSAAALARRIARATADLGELALDMPGALRRLLDHAESGGVQVHLRAAELEPLMGRAERIGNRLVAGMITAALISGIGGLVSSERRWRSWEGTMLGTGLGVLGSLGAYLAWTTRRKGRRR, encoded by the coding sequence ATGAGCGTCGGCGCGGCGGAGACGCGGCACACCGCGCGGTACCGCGAGATCGCGACCGTGCTCAGGCGCCACAGCTTCGGCTTCCTCGCCGGTCTCGTCGCGGGAGGCCGGATCAACCCGTTCCGGCGGAACGGTTCGGAGCCGGCGGGCGAGGCCGAGGCGTCGCCCGAGCACGTGCGCCGTGCACTGGAGGAACTCGGCCCGACATTCATCAAGTTCGGGCAGCTGCTCTCCACGCGGCCCGACCTCGTGCCCCCGGCCTTCGCCGACGAGCTCGCGAAGCTGCAGGATGCCGCGCCGCCGGTGCCGACCGAGCAGATCCGCGCCGTCATCCGCCGTGAGCTCGGAGCCGAGCCCGAGGAGCTCTTCGCGACGTTCGAGGACGCGCCGCTGGCATCCGCCTCGATCGGCCAGGCGCACACGGCGACCCTGCACGACGGCACGCCCGTGGTCGTCAAGGTGCGCCGACCGGGCGCCGTGGCGCAGGTGCAGGAGGACCTGGAGATCCTGCGCAACCTCGCCGTGCGCGCCAGCCGCACGTGGAGCATCGCTCGCGACTACGACGCGCCCGGGATCGCGGAGGAGTTCGCGCAGACCCTGCGCGCCGAGCTCGACTACCTCCAGGAGGGGCGCAACGCCGAACGGTTCGCGGCGGACTTCGACGACGATCCCGACCTCGTCATCCCGCGGGTGTTCTGGGAGTACACGACCTCGCGTGTGCTCACCCTCGAGCGGATGTCGGGCATGAACGTGGGGGACTCGGCGGCGCTCGACGCCGCGGGCGTCGACCGCAAGCGCATCGCGCGCAAGGGCGCGGACATCGTGCTCAAGATGACCTTCGAGGACCGCTTCTTCCACGCCGACCTGCACCCCGGGAACCTCTTCATCCACGCCGACGGCACGATCGCGCTCATCGACTTCGGCATGGTGGGCGTGATCGGCGAGGAGCTGCGCGGGTACCTGAGCGGGCTGTTCGTCTCGCTCGTGCGCAGCGACGCCGACCTGCTCGGGGCGTCGCTCGTCGCCATGTCGCCGGGCTCCGGCGGCGTGGACCGGGAGGCGCTGCGCGACGACCTGGCCGTGTTCCTCTCGCGCTACCGGCTCCACTCGCTGCGCGAGACCCCGTTCGCCCGCATGATCGCCGAGCTGTTCGCGATCCTCCGCATCCATCGACTGCGGCTGCCGCGCGAGATGGCCCTGCTGTTCAAGGCCCTGCTGCTCATCGAGAGCCTGGCACTGAAGCTCGACCCCGAATTCCGGCTGGGGGAGTCGCTCGAGCCGTACGCGCAGCGCCTCGCGCGCGAGCGGCTGAGCGCCGCGGCGCTCGCCCGTCGGATCGCGCGCGCGACCGCCGATCTCGGCGAGCTCGCGCTCGACATGCCGGGCGCGCTGCGCCGCCTGCTCGACCACGCCGAGAGCGGCGGTGTGCAGGTGCACCTGCGCGCGGCCGAGCTCGAACCGCTCATGGGCCGCGCGGAGCGGATCGGCAACCGGCTCGTGGCCGGGATGATCACCGCGGCCCTCATCAGCGGCATCGGCGGGCTCGTGTCGAGCGAGCGTCGGTGGCGCTCGTGGGAGGGCACGATGCTGGGCACGGGCCTCGGCGTGCTCGGCTCGCTCGGCGCGTACCTGGCGTGGACGACGCGACGGAAGGGCCGCCGCCGCTGA
- a CDS encoding SulP family inorganic anion transporter yields the protein MSATGERMARLLPGVDTARRYRRDWLVPDLRAGVVVTALLIPAGMGYAQVAGLPPETGLYATIVPLIAYAVFGPSRILVLGPDSALAPIIAASILPLAGGDEGRAVALAGLLAIMVGAILLLGGILRLGFVTDLLSKPIRIGYLNAVALIVTISQVPTLLGFSTDAATPFTEVGAIWEGIVDGGVQPLALAFGLGSLAIIVVLTIVRSRVPGVLAAVVLAMLLTAVLGLSDELPVVGALPQGLPAPALGGLQWSDVAALALPAAGIALVAFTDSAVLSRTLAARRGETVSGSREMAAIGTSNIASGLFGGFPISASASRTPVAEQAGSKSQLTGLVGAALIILFMLLTPWLTEVLPSATLAAVVIMAASRLIDVRGFLRLVRMDRVDALLSVAAFVGVFAFGVLGGIAVTIGLSLLAFVIHSWAPYRAELGRVTGLRGYHDLSRNPEGERIPGVVVLRFDAPLFFANGGIFEEFVRERVEAAGPDVHTVILAAEPITDIDTTAADELVDVDDWLAKRGIRLIVAEMKDPVIDVLRDYGLTDRFTPDRFAPTVGAAVDDVTGTLRGDLEGTKWEDEEEGGAGGR from the coding sequence ATGAGCGCGACGGGCGAGCGGATGGCGCGACTGCTGCCGGGTGTCGACACCGCGCGGCGCTACCGCCGCGACTGGCTCGTGCCCGACCTGCGTGCGGGCGTCGTCGTGACCGCGCTGCTGATCCCCGCGGGCATGGGCTATGCGCAGGTGGCGGGCCTGCCGCCCGAGACGGGCCTCTACGCGACCATCGTGCCGCTCATCGCGTACGCGGTGTTCGGGCCGAGCCGCATCCTCGTGCTGGGGCCCGATTCGGCGCTCGCGCCGATCATCGCGGCGTCGATCCTGCCGCTGGCCGGGGGCGACGAAGGGCGTGCGGTGGCGCTGGCCGGGTTGCTGGCGATCATGGTCGGGGCGATCCTCCTGCTCGGCGGCATCCTGCGGCTGGGCTTCGTGACCGACCTGCTGTCGAAGCCGATCCGGATCGGCTACCTCAACGCGGTGGCCCTGATCGTGACCATCTCGCAGGTGCCCACGCTGCTGGGCTTCTCGACCGACGCCGCCACGCCGTTCACCGAGGTCGGCGCGATCTGGGAGGGCATCGTCGACGGCGGCGTGCAGCCGCTCGCCCTCGCGTTCGGGCTCGGTTCGCTCGCGATCATCGTCGTGCTCACGATCGTCAGGTCGAGGGTTCCGGGGGTGCTCGCCGCGGTGGTGCTGGCGATGCTGCTCACGGCCGTGCTGGGCCTCTCCGATGAGCTGCCCGTGGTGGGTGCGCTCCCGCAGGGGCTGCCCGCCCCGGCGCTCGGCGGCCTGCAGTGGTCGGATGTCGCAGCGCTCGCGCTGCCCGCTGCCGGCATCGCGCTGGTCGCGTTCACCGATTCCGCGGTGCTCTCGCGCACGCTCGCGGCGCGCCGCGGCGAGACCGTGAGCGGCAGCCGCGAGATGGCGGCGATCGGCACGTCGAACATCGCGAGCGGCCTGTTCGGCGGGTTCCCGATCTCGGCGTCGGCGTCGCGCACGCCCGTGGCGGAGCAGGCGGGGTCGAAGTCGCAGCTCACGGGCCTCGTCGGAGCAGCGCTCATCATCCTGTTCATGCTGCTCACCCCGTGGCTGACCGAGGTGCTGCCCTCGGCGACGCTCGCCGCGGTCGTGATCATGGCCGCGTCGCGGCTGATCGACGTGCGGGGGTTCCTTCGGCTCGTGCGCATGGATCGGGTGGATGCGCTGCTCTCGGTGGCCGCCTTCGTCGGCGTGTTCGCGTTCGGCGTGCTCGGGGGCATCGCGGTCACGATCGGCCTGTCGCTGCTCGCGTTCGTGATCCATTCGTGGGCGCCGTACCGCGCCGAGCTGGGGCGCGTGACCGGGCTGCGGGGGTATCACGACCTCTCGCGCAATCCCGAGGGCGAGCGGATCCCCGGCGTCGTGGTGCTGCGGTTCGACGCGCCGCTGTTCTTCGCCAACGGCGGCATCTTCGAGGAGTTCGTGCGCGAGCGCGTCGAGGCGGCCGGGCCCGACGTGCACACCGTGATCCTGGCGGCCGAGCCGATCACCGACATCGACACGACCGCGGCCGACGAGCTCGTCGACGTCGACGACTGGCTCGCCAAGCGCGGCATCCGGCTCATCGTCGCGGAGATGAAGGATCCGGTGATCGACGTGCTGCGCGACTACGGCCTCACGGATCGGTTCACGCCCGACCGCTTCGCCCCGACCGTCGGCGCGGCCGTCGACGACGTCACGGGCACCCTTCGCGGCGACCTCGAGGGCACGAAGTGGGAGGACGAGGAGGAGGGTGGCGCGGGCGGCCGCTGA